The Coraliomargarita sinensis genome contains the following window.
TTGCCTAACGGTGAGCGTAGTCACGGAGGTGAGCGGAGCGAACCGGAGTTGACTACCGCGACTGGATATCCTCCTCGGTGTTTAGATTGTTGAACCACATAAAGCTCTCTTCATCAAAGAGGACAAATTGGATTCGCTTCAAATTCTGTGTTGGAAACGCCTTGCAGGTTCGTATCAAGAGTTCAGCAACCCTCCGAGTCGGCAATCCGAAGACGCCAGTCCCAAGGGCTGGGATCGCCACCGATTCGATTCTATTTTCTTCGCAGAGTCTGAGGATTTCTTTTCCGCAGCTGACAATCAGTGCTTCCCAGCCTTCAGTTTCGCCATTCGGAGCGACGGCATGAATTACATACTCAGACGGCAAATCGCCTGCTCCCGTGATGACTGCTTCGCCCTCATGGATCGGGGCAAGTGCATCACATTCTTTTTGTATCGATTCACCGCCAGACCTCAAAATTGCTCCAGCGACTCCACTACCAAGAATGAGTTCTTCATTCGCAGCATTCACGATTGCTTGGGTAGTTGATTGGGTGATGTCCCCCTGGATGATTTCGATCATTCTTTTGGATATCGATGAGATGAGGCACCGATACAGCGGTAAGCGGTGCTGAGATTGGAATCAAGGTGGTCAAAATTTCCAAGAAGGTCAATCACGCGGCGGCTGTATCGGTTGTTCCTCAATCGTCTGGTTCTGTGTTTCCTTGCCCATTTCGTCAATGGTCAGGGAATACCGATAGTAACCGTCCTCCCAAGAAACCCGATTTCCATCTGCTTTCAATTTCTTCACCAAGGGAGTCGCTTCCTGAAATCCACGGTCAACACGAAAAAGGAGAGAACGATAACCAACATCCGTGAATTCTATCCATGAAGCGCCCGGGTCTAGCATCTCGAAACCGCAATAGTCGTGGCCATACACCCGTCTGATTTTTCCTTTCTCGAATTCAATCGTTTCGCTTTCAGATTCGTTGTAAGTGTGACCGAAAAATTCTCCACCCAAGAGAAAACCAATAAAGCCTACGAGTGGTATGGTTATTAATACGAGTAGGACTTTCATCTTTTTATCACAGAACGTAGATGTTTAGTCGTGTAGCGCAGCGGAGTCGACTAAACATCTTGTTATTGGCCACCTGGCGAGCCGAGGAGAAAAGAATCCCTGTGAAAATTTTTCTTCAGTCCCCAAAACAATTTTTTTAGTTGAAATGTGTTCTTTTGTTCACTAGAAGTTTCGGGTCCGTCACGCGTGACCTCAACGCATGTTAGGCCTCGCGAGTCGCAACCCGAAACCACTTCAATTAATTCTTTTGTGCCCTGCGCCTTCATTCTTTATTCAAGATCTCATCGCAGGTGTGCCTCTAACGTCAAGAGTAGTCGATGCGAGTCTGTGGGGTCAATTGTGCAACTGGTTCTCGGATAATCCAGCGCCTGAACTCGCATTGACTATCTCGCCTGGATATGCCCTACTGGGTAAGCCTCAATAAGATACCTCCAAATACTATAAACGCAAAGCCTGAAATCATTGGAATCAGGATAAGAATAGATGCATCACCATCGCTATTTAGATATGCAATTGAACTTATCAGGTAGAGGGCAGCACCCAGATTCATGGAATACCAGGGCCATTTCGTGTAGATTAGGGATATCCCGCAATTAGGACATTCATTCTCTTTTCTTGCTCCCCAAAGCGTAGTAAATTTCCACTTGTCCACCCACGAAACTTTGTGACTGCAGGCAGGGCATTTCATTCTTTTTTTCCTATATCGATGAGGACAGGCAACCCGCCTGACGAGTTGGAAGTCTTAGTGATTTCTAGAGTTTTACGGGCGGGTTGTCGGGTTGTCCTGCTCCGGCTGGTTCTGCCTTTTTCGCTTCTTTAGTCGCCCTTCGAGTAAACTTCTCTCGGAAATGAGGCATCTTGGAATCAGGCCAAGTCATCCACATCGTATCCCCTTCCACTTGAGCATCTACAATCTGCTTCCCAACCTTTTTGTCTATAAATTCTATTCGGATTATTCCGTCGTTCAGTTTGGTAACAAGTGGCTCCCCCTTATACTCTAACTCGCGAAACTTACAGTGCATCGTAGAGCCAGAGAATTCGAAGGTAAGAATCCCAAGCAAACCATCGAGCTTTTCCAAGCGTTCAGGCGTCCAGTATGGATGTTTCTTTAATTCTTTTAGAGTGCCCTCCATGTCCGACTTCCATGCCCCCTCTATCGGCTTGAGGAGCTCAGAGCCACTTACGTCGAGCGACAAAACAACAAAAAGTGATATGTATGTGAGTAATCTCATTTTTCTTAAAAACAGAACGTGGAGCACTATCGCACCTGTAGCGCGGAGCGCGAAAGGTGTTGATAGCTGCGTCTGGATAGACCCAGTTCTGGTATAGTCAAATCGGTTAGTTCTAATGCTCTCATTTCGAAATTAACCGGTGGATGAGTCCCTCTTATGTTTTTTCGCAAAAATAAACTGAGAACCTACGAGCGTTGCCAGCCCACCGATGAGGAAGGCCTGGGCGATGGCTCGATTTTGTTTAATTTCTTTTTCCATTATTACTCTTTCTTCCGTCGTCATCTTCGATTCAGGGATGTTCGCAAGGTGATTCATTTTCTGATGAATGAGTGCGCTGATTGCAATCGCTAGAGCAGCTATCAAGACCACGATCAACTTCGGTTTCATTTCTTTCGTCTATCGATGAGGGTAGACGCCCGACCAAAGGAGGTGAGACGTGCAAGTGATTAACGGTATTTTCGAGGCGCTTACTCGGGTTGTCTATCCCGCCTGGTTCGACCTTACTTATATTATAATTAGTAAAAATATTAAGACAGGTAGAACTACATCAAAAACTATTTCTTTTCTCGTTGGAGGAGATTCTAACTGCGTAAAAGAGATGACCGTATCTAGAGCAGAGATAAAAATTAGCGTTCCGGCTATTCGTATATCACCAAAAAAATAAAAATAAAATCCTGTTAATATGAGAACGATTCTTACAAGAGGCCGAGCCATTTGTTTTATTCTTTCCTTTGCTGGCTCCTCACTGGCTTTTTTAAGTATATGCCGAATGGCTGGAGTTAGTGCAGCAATAAACACAAGCAATCCACCTCCAAACTGTAACAGTGCGTTAATTCTTTCCTCGCTCATAATGGCTGTTGGATGCTTTCAGATGGGTTATATTCTTTCGTCGAACGATAAGCGTAGTCGATGCGAGCCTAACGGGTCAATCATGCAAGTGGTTCTCGGACTTCCCAGCGGCGGCACTCGCATTGACTACCGCGACTGGTTCGCTCCCTTCTGTGAGTAGTCCTTCAAGCGCTTCTTCAAGCTATTCATCTGCTTCCGAAAACTCCACCACGAGAGCTCTCCTTTTTGCCTAAGGGCGATCAGCAGGTAAAGAGCGCTTAGGTCTGGGTGTGATTCATTCGGTTCTTTAGTTCCCTGCTCATTCAGTTCTGATAGGACATTCACGCAATCGTAGCATATGAAGAAGCCATCTGGGCATGCATGCAGAACCTTTGTTTCACTTCTCTTTTTGCCGCAACAGGTGCATGACTCTTCTTTTTTCATTCTCTTTCAGCGAACGTCGAGATCAGCGGATGCGAGCCGACTGCTTTAGATTAACACTGGCGGCGTTACTCGCATTCGCTGCATCGACTGGTTGGAATTTATGTTCTCTCATTCTTACTATCAAGTATCCCAAGAATCATGGTGAAGAAAACACCAATCGCAGATAGGCTCGCTGAGACCATCAATGGTGCATAAATCTCAAGCTGCATGATGTGGTATGTCTGCTGAGACATATCGGAAAACATTTCGTGGAACTTGAAATTTTCATTCCCAAAGCGCCAGACACCATGAAAGAAAAGCAAAACACTCATTGATCCTAAGCCCCAAAGGAACCCCTTCATTTTCTTTCCTTTGGAATAAGCCACGCAACCAGCTATAAACAAGAGTGCCAGGATCGAAAGCAAGACGATAGCTTCTACTGTTCTCGCATGGCCATAGATGCTCAAAAGGCTATATTCGATGGCCCGAACTGTAGGTTCATTTTCCATTCTATTTTTCCAACGATAAGGAGTATCATGTAGTGAGCGAGGGACGAGCGAGCGGAATTGATACCTCCGCCTGGTTGTGTGAGCTTCTTTTATCGAGAATTATCAGGTGCGTGAGATTTTCTTCGGCGTGATAACTAACCTGTATAACTAAACCAAGATCCATCTCGCCAACCATATACATAGTTTCGCTCTCGATTGCTCGATCCCACCAAGACTTATGCGAACTAAGTGAGTGTTTAATTTCTTTGATCAAACTCCCTTCTATAATGAACTGAGTGCCATAAGCATCACGCGAAAACTTCCATTTTTCAGTTTGGAGAGCTTCAGATTCAAAAGATATCGTATGCAATCCATACGCTTGAAGTTCTTTTTCTAGTGCAAGACCGATGCTTTTATTTCCCGGTTGGTATCTGACGGTTGTCTCACATCCCACAAATAGAAAAACTAATACAAGTGCTATCGTTACGTGTCGCTTTGTCTTCATTTCTTCTTACACAACGTCGAGCTCTGGCGCGGCGC
Protein-coding sequences here:
- a CDS encoding macro domain-containing protein, producing the protein MIEIIQGDITQSTTQAIVNAANEELILGSGVAGAILRSGGESIQKECDALAPIHEGEAVITGAGDLPSEYVIHAVAPNGETEGWEALIVSCGKEILRLCEENRIESVAIPALGTGVFGLPTRRVAELLIRTCKAFPTQNLKRIQFVLFDEESFMWFNNLNTEEDIQSR